One window of the Archangium primigenium genome contains the following:
- a CDS encoding Gfo/Idh/MocA family oxidoreductase: MSDEPRPVPSRRLFMTGSVLGLGSLVVAGRADAKDIPTGPTGRPQPQLEQEPPLPADKQLGWAVVGLGHYAQQYVLPALGRARRSKLTALVSGNADKARTVAARHGIKTANLYGYDTLGRLAQNREVDVVYIVTPNSSHAELTVKAFEAGKHVLCEKPMANSSAECQRMIDAAKAAGRKLMIAYRAHWEPHNVRAKEMRDAGELGKVWFASSDHHRPLDPSRPRDQWRVKKAIAGGGSLVDIGIYSLNGLQWLLGESPNAVSASMFSPPDDARFTEVENVFTAELVFPSGVRATISSGYTADKKRIDLWGDKLVATLDPATAYDGNRLTVSNAQKAEEVLTESSAEQFTGELDHFSQVIAEKGEVRTPGEMGLRDIRLIEALYRAASTRTWVELNADMTMKNG, encoded by the coding sequence GTGTCCGACGAACCCCGCCCCGTCCCCTCCCGCCGTCTGTTCATGACTGGCTCGGTCCTCGGACTGGGCAGCCTGGTGGTGGCGGGCCGCGCCGACGCGAAGGACATCCCCACCGGGCCCACCGGCCGGCCCCAGCCCCAGCTCGAGCAGGAGCCGCCCCTGCCCGCGGACAAGCAGCTCGGCTGGGCCGTGGTCGGCCTCGGTCACTACGCCCAGCAGTACGTGCTGCCGGCGCTCGGCCGGGCGCGCCGCTCGAAGCTGACGGCGCTGGTGTCGGGCAACGCGGACAAGGCGCGCACCGTCGCCGCGCGCCATGGCATCAAGACGGCGAACCTCTACGGTTATGACACCCTGGGCCGGCTCGCCCAGAACCGCGAGGTGGACGTGGTCTACATCGTCACGCCCAACTCCTCGCATGCCGAGCTGACGGTGAAGGCGTTCGAGGCGGGCAAGCACGTGCTGTGCGAGAAGCCCATGGCCAACTCCTCCGCCGAGTGCCAGCGGATGATCGACGCGGCCAAGGCGGCGGGCCGCAAGTTGATGATCGCCTACCGCGCGCACTGGGAGCCCCACAACGTGCGCGCCAAGGAGATGCGGGACGCGGGCGAGCTGGGCAAGGTCTGGTTCGCGTCGTCGGATCACCACCGGCCGCTCGACCCCTCGCGCCCGCGCGACCAGTGGCGCGTGAAGAAGGCCATCGCCGGGGGCGGCTCGCTGGTGGACATCGGCATCTACTCGCTCAACGGCCTGCAGTGGCTGCTCGGCGAGAGCCCGAACGCGGTGTCCGCGTCGATGTTCTCCCCGCCGGACGATGCGCGCTTCACCGAGGTCGAGAACGTCTTCACCGCCGAGCTCGTCTTTCCCTCGGGCGTGCGCGCCACCATCTCCTCCGGATACACGGCGGACAAGAAGCGCATCGACCTGTGGGGGGACAAGCTCGTCGCGACGCTCGATCCGGCGACCGCCTACGACGGCAACCGGCTGACGGTGAGCAACGCCCAGAAGGCGGAGGAGGTGCTGACCGAGAGCAGCGCCGAGCAGTTCACCGGGGAGCTCGACCACTTCTCCCAGGTCATCGCGGAGAAGGGCGAGGTGCGGACCCCCGGGGAGATGGGCCTGCGCGACATCCGCCTCATCGAGGCGCTCTACCGCGCGGCCTCCACGCGCACATGGGTGGAGCTCAACGCCGACATGACGATGAAGAACGGCTAG
- a CDS encoding PAS domain-containing protein, which yields MATRVREFDWSTTPLGPREGWPPYLATTVHSLLRSPLPMALLWGAEGHLVYNQGYALLSGTRHPGSLGRSVLEMWPEAADFNRCGLDAGLRGESLSFRQQPLVLSRNGTREEAWMDLFYTPLLDAQGGPVGVLAVLTENTSSVLEERRRQRAEVELREANERIQLALGAGAVIGLWAWDVVHERFTADTRFARRSTLSAEELAVGVPMAKVVQSIHPEDLARAEANLSQALERGGTSRAEFRVRQPDGSWLWIEANGHVERDAQGRAVRFPGVVLDIDARRKGEQRRAFLLAFSDRLRTLSRPRDILAVATEMLGQELSLHRVAYAEVDAEAATATPLAEWGEGSALLEAMDAASIAELARGRTVARDGQCPAGRAVLMVPLLRARRLRAVLCLHHPRARPWPPEDIALAEDVASRTTEAVDRARVEAESRALNATLEQRVAFQTQERNRLWALSQAPFLITDREGRWLSISPAWTELLGWSEKELLGRDVSWLVHPEDRVQTPGELETLSAQGGNLRLVNRLRHQDGSYRWFSWLAVPADGLFYCMARDVTQEHAHQEELERTQEQLRQSQKMEAVGQLTGGIAHDFNNLLAGIIGALQLLGLRIRNGKLDNTQRYIDAAVTSANRAAALTHRLLAFARRQSLDVKPTDINARVAALEDLLQRTLGEKVALRLALESGLGPALTDSSQFESAVLNLVINARDAMPTGGVLTIETSQTHLDAAAAQAFEGLAPGNYVRVCVRDTGQGMPPHVVARAFEPFFTTKPMGQGTGLGLPMIHGFARQSGGHVSIESEVGQGTAVTLLLPRHAAELAPALAGTTTGEAPRALAGETVLVVEDEPSVRMVVMDVLSDLGYRALEAGNAPEAMPHLEGPARIDLLVTDVGLPGMNGRQLAEVARQKRPGLKVLFITGYAEGAAVRGGFLAEGMEMITKPFAIEVLAERLRAILSPD from the coding sequence ATGGCCACGCGCGTCCGGGAGTTCGACTGGTCGACCACGCCCCTGGGCCCCCGGGAGGGCTGGCCCCCCTACCTGGCGACGACGGTCCACAGCCTGCTGCGCTCGCCCCTGCCCATGGCCCTGCTGTGGGGGGCCGAGGGGCACCTCGTCTACAACCAGGGCTATGCCCTCCTCTCGGGGACTCGGCATCCCGGGAGCCTGGGGCGCTCGGTCCTGGAGATGTGGCCCGAGGCGGCGGACTTCAACCGCTGCGGCCTCGACGCGGGGCTGCGTGGCGAGTCGCTGTCCTTCAGGCAACAGCCCCTCGTCCTCTCCCGCAACGGGACGCGGGAGGAGGCGTGGATGGATCTGTTCTACACGCCCCTGCTCGACGCCCAGGGGGGGCCCGTGGGCGTGCTGGCCGTGCTGACGGAGAACACCTCGAGCGTGCTGGAGGAGCGGCGCCGCCAGCGCGCCGAGGTGGAACTGCGCGAGGCCAACGAGCGCATCCAGTTGGCGCTGGGGGCCGGCGCGGTGATTGGCCTCTGGGCCTGGGACGTGGTCCACGAGCGCTTCACCGCCGACACCCGCTTCGCGCGCCGCTCCACGCTCTCGGCGGAGGAGCTCGCCGTGGGCGTCCCGATGGCGAAGGTGGTGCAGTCCATCCATCCGGAGGATCTCGCCAGGGCCGAGGCGAACCTCTCCCAGGCGCTCGAGCGGGGAGGCACCAGCCGGGCCGAGTTCCGCGTCCGGCAGCCGGATGGCTCCTGGTTGTGGATCGAGGCCAATGGCCACGTGGAGCGGGATGCCCAGGGCCGGGCCGTGCGCTTTCCGGGCGTGGTGCTCGACATCGACGCGCGCCGCAAGGGCGAGCAGCGCCGGGCCTTCCTGCTGGCGTTCTCGGACCGGTTGCGCACGCTCTCGCGTCCGCGGGACATCCTGGCCGTGGCGACCGAGATGCTGGGTCAGGAGTTGAGCTTGCACCGCGTGGCCTACGCCGAGGTGGACGCCGAGGCGGCCACGGCGACCCCGCTCGCGGAGTGGGGCGAGGGGTCGGCCTTGCTGGAGGCGATGGACGCCGCGTCCATCGCCGAGCTGGCCCGGGGGCGGACGGTGGCGCGCGACGGTCAGTGCCCGGCGGGACGCGCGGTGCTGATGGTGCCGCTCCTGCGGGCGCGGCGGTTGCGCGCGGTGCTCTGTCTGCACCACCCCCGGGCGAGGCCCTGGCCTCCAGAGGACATCGCGCTCGCCGAGGACGTGGCCTCGCGGACGACCGAGGCCGTGGACCGGGCCCGCGTGGAGGCGGAATCGCGCGCGCTCAACGCCACCCTGGAGCAGCGCGTCGCGTTCCAGACCCAGGAGCGCAACCGCCTGTGGGCGCTCTCCCAGGCGCCCTTCCTCATCACCGACCGGGAAGGGCGCTGGCTGAGCATCAGTCCCGCCTGGACGGAGCTGCTCGGCTGGTCCGAGAAGGAGCTGCTCGGCCGGGACGTGTCGTGGCTGGTGCACCCCGAGGACCGGGTCCAGACGCCTGGGGAGCTCGAGACGTTGTCCGCGCAGGGCGGCAACCTCCGCCTGGTCAACCGCCTGCGCCACCAGGATGGGTCCTACCGGTGGTTCTCGTGGCTGGCCGTGCCGGCGGACGGTCTGTTCTATTGCATGGCGCGTGACGTGACCCAGGAGCACGCGCACCAGGAGGAACTGGAGCGGACCCAGGAGCAGCTGCGCCAGTCCCAGAAGATGGAGGCCGTGGGCCAGCTCACCGGGGGCATCGCCCACGACTTCAACAACCTGCTGGCCGGCATCATCGGGGCACTGCAACTGCTCGGGCTGCGGATCCGCAACGGCAAGCTGGACAACACGCAGCGCTACATCGACGCGGCCGTCACCTCGGCCAACCGCGCCGCCGCGCTCACCCACCGGCTGCTCGCCTTCGCGCGTCGGCAATCGCTGGACGTGAAGCCCACGGACATCAATGCCCGGGTGGCGGCCCTGGAGGATCTGCTCCAGCGCACGCTGGGTGAGAAGGTCGCGCTGCGCCTGGCGCTCGAGTCCGGGCTGGGCCCCGCGCTCACCGACAGCAGTCAGTTCGAGAGCGCGGTGCTCAACCTGGTCATCAACGCGCGCGACGCCATGCCCACCGGCGGGGTGCTCACGATCGAGACGTCCCAGACGCACCTGGACGCGGCCGCCGCCCAGGCCTTCGAGGGGCTCGCGCCGGGCAACTACGTGCGGGTGTGCGTCCGGGACACGGGCCAGGGCATGCCACCGCACGTGGTGGCCCGGGCGTTCGAGCCGTTCTTCACCACCAAGCCCATGGGCCAGGGCACGGGGCTGGGTCTGCCGATGATCCACGGGTTCGCGCGCCAGTCCGGCGGCCACGTGTCCATCGAGAGCGAGGTGGGCCAGGGCACCGCCGTCACGCTGCTGCTGCCCCGGCACGCGGCCGAGCTCGCGCCCGCGCTGGCGGGCACGACGACGGGCGAGGCCCCCCGCGCGCTGGCGGGAGAGACCGTCCTGGTGGTGGAGGACGAGCCGTCCGTGCGCATGGTGGTGATGGACGTGCTGTCGGACCTGGGCTACCGGGCCCTGGAGGCGGGCAACGCCCCGGAGGCGATGCCCCACCTGGAGGGCCCCGCGCGCATCGATCTGCTCGTCACGGACGTGGGCCTGCCGGGGATGAACGGCCGGCAGCTCGCGGAGGTGGCGCGCCAGAAGCGACCGGGTCTCAAGGTCCTCTTCATCACGGGGTACGCCGAGGGCGCGGCGGTGCGCGGCGGCTTCCTGGCCGAGGGCATGGAGATGATCACCAAGCCCTTCGCCATCGAGGTGCTGGCGGAGCGGCTGCGCGCCATCCTGAGCCCGGACTAG
- a CDS encoding DUF1810 domain-containing protein produces the protein MSNDPHDLARFVQAQEDGGTYARALAELRRGRKTSHWMWFVFPQVAGLGRSAMAQRFAIGSLEEARAYLAHPVLGPRLLDCARAVAESSAPSADALLGDIDAQKLRSSMTLFLRAEPSQALFQRVLDVFFGGQADAATDERL, from the coding sequence ATGAGCAACGACCCTCACGACCTCGCCCGGTTCGTCCAGGCGCAAGAGGATGGTGGCACCTACGCGCGGGCCCTCGCCGAGCTGCGCCGCGGGCGGAAGACGTCCCACTGGATGTGGTTCGTCTTCCCCCAGGTGGCGGGGCTCGGCCGCAGCGCCATGGCCCAGCGCTTCGCGATCGGCTCGCTGGAGGAGGCGCGGGCCTATCTCGCCCACCCGGTGCTCGGGCCCAGGCTGCTCGATTGCGCGCGCGCCGTGGCGGAGTCGTCCGCCCCCTCCGCGGATGCCCTGCTCGGGGACATCGACGCGCAGAAGCTCCGCTCCTCGATGACGCTGTTCCTGCGCGCCGAGCCCTCCCAGGCCCTGTTCCAGCGGGTGCTCGACGTGTTCTTCGGCGGGCAGGCGGACGCGGCGACCGATGAGCGGCTGTGA
- a CDS encoding ATP-binding protein — MAFKPVQYKEVQNFINRAYNECQPFQWARETLKNALEAGATQVHFGVEYQAVTNLGVYRRLIADNGKGMTSKQLYDYFSYAGSGEKRIGGEHDNFGIGAKISLMPWNTYGLVIVSWVEGSASMIWIQKDPRTGEYGLRDFEEFDDENVVEPFDDREHGCDWRKVKPDIIDQHGTVIVLLGNRPEDDTVLGDPSRITEKSASKNLIHYLNHRFWTLPDGAEVTVNRFLNDTHKPHWPKTIHEGRSSIEGLMRKGAYIGLYGGRTHITQERKRDKADVRTGTVALSNSTRAHWFLLRSGDLPDAAQGPAHSFIGVLYKDELYNVTSHHSAYRTMGVTPQIVRSRLWVIIEPPLDNPPDVRGVYPESARSALKCSLTPDLSLPVNDWLAEFARHMPEEIRQALAAAFGEQREESGLTSKLMERLSQYLQLWGKKFKQRKLMVVEGGGAESMDPHTPLPGGPGVSGDPVDPLLPDRQGERRTHTLSARTPNDTHAEGGDQKNARRIEHPRQPPHILWREKTDFEDPENHFAQWIDAQNVIQLNEHHRIITEQIERWQARYPDHLAEEVSIKVREVYQAAVLSVFLATEALSLGKFDRDKRFRSPDALTVALLGYFREDEILRQQLSYLGKAKGESVA; from the coding sequence ATGGCGTTCAAGCCAGTGCAATACAAAGAGGTCCAGAACTTCATCAATCGCGCGTACAACGAATGCCAGCCATTCCAGTGGGCACGTGAGACGTTGAAGAATGCCCTCGAAGCCGGCGCCACCCAGGTCCATTTCGGAGTCGAGTATCAGGCCGTCACGAACCTGGGCGTGTACCGTCGGCTCATCGCCGACAATGGCAAGGGGATGACGAGCAAGCAGTTGTACGACTACTTCTCGTACGCGGGCAGCGGGGAGAAGCGCATCGGCGGTGAACACGACAACTTCGGCATTGGCGCGAAGATTTCGCTGATGCCCTGGAACACCTACGGTCTTGTCATCGTGTCCTGGGTCGAGGGCTCGGCCTCGATGATCTGGATCCAGAAGGACCCGCGGACCGGTGAGTATGGACTTCGCGACTTCGAGGAGTTCGACGATGAGAACGTCGTAGAGCCCTTTGATGACCGCGAGCACGGATGTGATTGGCGCAAGGTCAAACCCGATATCATCGACCAGCACGGAACCGTCATCGTCCTGTTGGGCAACAGGCCCGAGGACGACACCGTGCTCGGCGACCCGTCCAGGATCACCGAGAAGAGCGCCTCGAAGAACCTCATCCACTACTTGAATCACCGCTTCTGGACACTCCCCGACGGCGCCGAGGTCACGGTCAACCGGTTCCTGAACGACACCCATAAGCCCCACTGGCCCAAGACCATCCACGAGGGCCGCAGCTCCATCGAGGGGCTCATGCGCAAGGGCGCGTACATCGGTCTGTACGGGGGTCGGACGCACATCACCCAGGAGCGCAAGCGGGACAAGGCGGACGTGCGCACGGGCACCGTCGCGCTGAGCAACAGCACACGCGCACACTGGTTCCTCCTCCGGAGCGGCGATCTCCCGGATGCCGCCCAGGGGCCCGCTCACAGCTTCATCGGGGTGCTCTACAAGGACGAGTTGTACAACGTGACCTCGCACCACTCCGCCTACCGCACGATGGGGGTCACACCGCAAATCGTCCGATCCCGGCTCTGGGTCATCATCGAGCCCCCCTTGGACAACCCCCCGGACGTGCGCGGTGTCTACCCGGAGAGCGCCCGAAGCGCGCTCAAGTGCTCGCTCACGCCAGATCTCTCGTTGCCCGTGAATGACTGGCTCGCGGAGTTCGCCAGGCACATGCCCGAGGAGATCCGCCAGGCGCTGGCGGCGGCCTTCGGCGAGCAGCGCGAGGAGTCCGGCCTGACCTCCAAGCTGATGGAGCGCCTGTCGCAGTACCTTCAGCTCTGGGGCAAGAAGTTCAAGCAGCGCAAGTTGATGGTCGTCGAGGGTGGGGGCGCCGAGTCCATGGATCCCCACACGCCCCTGCCTGGGGGTCCAGGCGTCTCGGGCGACCCGGTTGACCCCCTCCTCCCGGACAGGCAGGGCGAGCGCCGGACACACACCCTCTCCGCGAGGACGCCGAACGACACGCACGCGGAGGGCGGTGACCAGAAGAACGCGAGGCGCATCGAGCACCCACGTCAGCCTCCTCACATCCTCTGGCGGGAGAAGACGGACTTCGAGGATCCCGAGAACCACTTCGCGCAGTGGATCGACGCGCAGAACGTCATTCAGCTCAACGAGCACCACCGCATCATCACCGAGCAGATCGAGCGGTGGCAGGCGCGCTACCCGGACCACCTCGCCGAAGAGGTGTCCATCAAGGTCCGCGAGGTCTACCAGGCCGCAGTGTTGAGCGTGTTCCTGGCCACGGAGGCCCTGAGCCTGGGCAAGTTCGATCGAGACAAGCGCTTCCGTTCTCCCGATGCGCTGACCGTCGCCCTGTTGGGCTACTTCCGCGAGGACGAGATCCTCCGGCAGCAACTGTCCTATTTGGGAAAAGCAAAGGGCGAGTCCGTGGCGTGA